A stretch of bacterium DNA encodes these proteins:
- a CDS encoding zinc-binding dehydrogenase — MRAWRVHEFGQPQDTFTREEIAAPTPSDLEGVGMGLGGWEPLQPGHEPFDDWVILEMRAAALALPDVTMSLGRYPVPVGRPYVSGQEGVGIVREASQSRAHLVGKRVVACCIQPWGSLADVAVGVSMIFEVPEAMSDTEAAAFLIASHTGYHAAIRRGGVTRGETVAVLGAAGGVGSAMVQLAVAEGARVIAVVGDEAKAKVCAELGAETIVHTENDTPTALREATGGVGVDALLDPVQGEAGAHARAALAVGGRHVLCGHAGGLIPHDPQFYVWNQSLIGVDLGGFPPEVMLGWHQETKAHLDRLVSEGRYRPLVDRVIDFEEVIAGVTDLANRKTAGRVVVQIAGDG; from the coding sequence ATGCGCGCATGGCGAGTACACGAGTTCGGGCAACCGCAGGACACCTTCACGCGGGAAGAGATCGCGGCACCGACGCCTTCGGACCTCGAAGGCGTCGGCATGGGACTCGGAGGCTGGGAACCACTCCAGCCGGGGCACGAACCCTTCGACGACTGGGTGATCCTCGAGATGCGGGCGGCCGCACTCGCCCTGCCCGACGTCACGATGAGCCTCGGCCGATACCCGGTACCCGTCGGCCGACCCTACGTGTCGGGACAGGAAGGCGTGGGGATCGTGCGGGAGGCCAGCCAGAGCCGCGCGCATCTGGTCGGGAAGCGCGTCGTCGCCTGCTGTATCCAGCCCTGGGGCAGCCTCGCCGACGTCGCGGTCGGGGTGTCGATGATCTTCGAAGTACCCGAAGCGATGAGCGACACCGAAGCCGCCGCGTTCCTGATCGCTTCGCATACGGGATATCACGCCGCCATTCGCCGGGGCGGCGTGACGCGCGGGGAGACCGTGGCCGTACTGGGCGCAGCGGGCGGGGTCGGGTCTGCGATGGTCCAACTCGCGGTGGCCGAGGGGGCGAGAGTGATCGCGGTCGTCGGCGACGAGGCCAAGGCGAAGGTGTGCGCGGAGCTCGGCGCCGAAACGATCGTCCACACGGAGAACGACACCCCCACCGCGCTCCGCGAGGCCACCGGAGGGGTCGGCGTCGATGCCCTCCTCGATCCCGTCCAGGGCGAGGCCGGCGCCCACGCCCGGGCGGCGCTCGCGGTCGGGGGTCGGCACGTCCTCTGCGGTCACGCCGGCGGACTCATTCCCCACGATCCCCAGTTCTACGTCTGGAACCAGTCCCTCATCGGGGTCGACCTCGGCGGCTTCCCGCCCGAGGTCATGCTGGGATGGCACCAGGAGACCAAGGCCCATCTCGACCGCCTCGTCTCGGAGGGACGCTATCGCCCTCTCGTCGATCGGGTGATCGACTTCGAGGAGGTCATCGCGGGCGTCACCGACCTGGCGAATCGCAAGACCGCGGGACGCGTGGTCGTGCAGATCGCAGGAGACGGCTGA
- a CDS encoding phosphotransferase family protein, which yields MEARIGTGPVAVTGLAPPATGKSSDTNLFEARWREAGEDRRLAGVVRAAPTEEGPFPSYDIPLQFHVMDRVARETRVPVPEVFWLEEDETVLGAPFLVMRRCEGEAPIDFRPSYHAAGFYRETSAEGRRALWKAVVGMLADLHEPEVTSLGIAGLPGGAPGEADPGGAPLAYWRDYYLGWLKTTPDEPIHAYDEALAYLEAERPTDARTALVWGDAKLGNVMFSPASADPNARQRIAAVVDWEMATVGDPEMDLASLLVSDARAQEDAGERLEGTPDESELVETYEEASGEAVRNFHYAKVFATFWRGCVQLKVMRSMRAQGFEIPDALLTESLPVRTLRRLLDL from the coding sequence TTGGAGGCACGAATCGGTACGGGACCGGTCGCCGTCACCGGCCTGGCGCCGCCGGCGACGGGTAAATCGAGCGATACGAACCTCTTCGAGGCGCGTTGGCGCGAGGCGGGCGAGGATCGCCGTCTCGCCGGCGTCGTGCGCGCTGCGCCGACCGAAGAGGGGCCGTTCCCCAGCTACGACATTCCGCTGCAGTTCCACGTGATGGATCGCGTCGCCCGCGAGACGCGGGTCCCCGTGCCCGAGGTGTTCTGGCTCGAAGAGGATGAGACCGTGCTGGGAGCGCCCTTCCTCGTGATGCGCCGCTGCGAGGGGGAGGCGCCGATCGACTTCCGCCCGTCCTACCACGCCGCGGGCTTCTACCGCGAGACTTCCGCCGAGGGGCGCCGTGCGCTCTGGAAGGCGGTCGTCGGGATGCTGGCCGATCTCCATGAGCCGGAGGTGACGTCGTTGGGCATCGCGGGGCTGCCGGGTGGCGCTCCGGGCGAAGCGGACCCGGGCGGCGCGCCGCTGGCCTATTGGCGCGACTACTACCTGGGGTGGTTGAAGACGACGCCGGACGAGCCGATCCACGCCTACGACGAGGCGCTCGCGTATCTCGAGGCGGAGCGACCCACGGATGCACGGACGGCACTCGTTTGGGGCGACGCCAAGCTGGGCAACGTGATGTTCAGTCCGGCGAGCGCGGACCCGAACGCACGGCAGCGCATCGCGGCGGTCGTCGACTGGGAGATGGCGACGGTCGGCGATCCCGAGATGGACCTGGCTTCGTTGCTCGTGTCCGACGCGCGCGCGCAGGAAGACGCGGGAGAGCGACTCGAGGGGACGCCGGACGAGTCCGAGCTGGTCGAGACCTACGAGGAGGCGAGCGGGGAGGCCGTTCGCAACTTCCACTACGCGAAGGTCTTCGCGACGTTCTGGCGCGGTTGCGTCCAGCTGAAAGTGATGCGGAGCATGCGCGCGCAGGGCTTCGAGATCCCGGATGCGCTCCTGACCGAGAGCCTGCCGGTACGGACCCTACGACGGCTGCTCGATCTGTAG